Proteins encoded in a region of the Xylocopa sonorina isolate GNS202 chromosome 1, iyXylSono1_principal, whole genome shotgun sequence genome:
- the LOC143425870 gene encoding histone H3.3A, producing the protein MARTKQTARKSTGGKAPRKQLATKAARKSAPSTGGVKKPHRYRPGTVALREIRRYQKSTELLIRKLPFQRLVREIAQDFKTDLRFQSAAIGALQEASEAYLVGLFEDTNLCAIHAKRVTIMPKDIQLARRIRGERA; encoded by the exons ATGGCACGTACCAAGCAGACGGCTCGTAAGTCAACCGGTGGTAAAGCACCCCGTAAACAGCTAGCTACTAAGGCAGCACGTAAGAGCGCACCGTCAACTGGTGGAGTGAAAAAACCGCATAGATACAG ACCTGGTACAGTAGCTCTTCGAGAAATCAGAAGATACCAGAAATCGACTGAGTTATTGATCAGGAAATTACCCTTCCAAAGATTGGTTCGTGAGATCGCCCAAGATTTTAAGACTGATCTGCGTTTCCAAAGTGCCGCGATCGGAGCTTTACAAGAAGCTTCGGAAGCGTACTTGGTCGGTTTATTCGAAGACACAAACTTGTGCGCCATCCACGCGAAACGTGTAACAATCATGCCCAAGGATATCCAGCTTGCTCGACGAATCCGTGGCGAGCGTGCTTAA
- the Nude gene encoding nuclear distribution protein nudE yields the protein MMDIDPPQFVSKDDEIQYWMELAHQIHRRKEDIERELEEFQENSQLLEKELEASLEQAEKTNRELRQRNTRLATEVEQLRTRLDQQTADCAMFQGKAQDLQTQHDHLLKYIRELEQKNDDLERAHRINRVTEEEIEAKLNSAIEKNALLESELDEKEALKVIVQRLMDEIRDLKQEIQVQERHQPDNDKSVDRVRNHVDSNKLQVELETHMPPNNTIVQQSIPANNTTSSPLKIGNRVVGSVTGNNNNNNNNVNPPLAPCTRILAMNMIGDLMRKVGALENKLNTCQNPSREDQAVRDLYRTRRPVRGFASGNSNHIRL from the exons ATGATGGACATCGATCCGCCACAGTTTGTCTCTAAGGACGATGAGATTCAGTATTGGATGGAACTTGCTCATCAGATACATAGAAG AAAAGAGGACATCGAAAGGGAGTTAGAAGAGTTTCAAGAAAATTCACAGTTGTTAGAGAAAGAGTTGGAGGCGTCTTTGGAACAGGCTGAAAAGACTAACAGAGAACTTCGACAACGAAATACAAGACTAGCCACCGAGGTGGAACAATTAAGGACTAGATTAGACCAACAGACGGCTGATTGCGCGATGTTTCAAGGGAAGGCGCAAGATCTACAAACGCAGCACGATCATCTATTAAAGTATATTAGGGAATTGGAACAGAAAAATGATGACTTAGAGAGAGCCCATAG AATAAATAGGGTGACCGAAGAGGAGATTGAAGCTAAACTTAATTCTGCCATTGAAAAGAATGCTTTGTTAGAATCGGAACTTGACGAGAAGGAAGCGCTGAAAGTTATAGTACAGAGATTAATGGATGAAATCAGAG ACTTAAAACAAGAAATCCAAGTTCAAGAAAGGCATCAACCGGACAACGATAAATCAGTCGACAGAGTTCGTAACCATGTTGACAGTAATAAACTACAAGTCGAATTGGAAACACACATGCCGCCTAATAATACGATAGTACAACAATCTATACCTGCGAACAATACGACATCTTCACCATTAAAAA TTGGAAACAGAGTTGTAGGAAGCGTAACTGGAaacaacaataataacaataataatgtcAATCCACCATTGGCGCCGTGTACAAGAATATTAGCCATGAATATGATCGGTGATCTTATGAGGAAAGTTGGT GCGTTGGAGAATAAATTAAACACGTGTCAAAATCCATCTCGAGAGGACCAAGCCGTCCGTGATCTCTACAG gACTAGACGGCCAGTTCGAGGTTTTGCCTCTGGCAACAGCAACCATATTCGATTATAA